The Ornithodoros turicata isolate Travis chromosome 7, ASM3712646v1, whole genome shotgun sequence genome includes a region encoding these proteins:
- the LOC135401148 gene encoding WD repeat and coiled-coil-containing protein-like isoform X2 produces the protein MELSRCRIRRTGCNALKSCFYCTVGLIWADGDCVFITPLQPPKNSTTSHHQVHFCRHQVLGLFRTVHGLCYSSPKKWPPFISVIAERVDDGSLELSIWRMNTAVQCVSFSKWCVLSLPQLPVLQGCLWHPEKDVFCLVFKDSARIYVINEDNSELQEVKAITPFAGSRFVCGTWSKNGKRLILATESTLMFYNIPCSDIEQTEMEVILGLERVCCIESLEGDRFVCTVELPLDSMVVRSRSERYLLDQTRGPLETLLNIHAATEGPLEGSSQLFLLQWNPDTDKPEVRSWDELYGILSPDLLAVEPSSSLIVVGSNSCHTLYVYGIVDEQLEKLHDINLPKEERPKGVTIHNQEALLMLAKLPEEERQVLSLPRSEFVEYEVVLQSIPLSGSAQPQGSCTLQTLLGQAAKSSISLDSAVSDPINRYGRSSGVAAPTTAAASTASSSHMLNMAELGRNSGEAAATMTWPRGLLGDLKSHLQSASQRPPSHASATSESHLASRHQEPPPLVEDLTSLLHFHEAGRSDHRGDSVPANDLLDLSSLLSGGALSSSELLVGRNFEELDGEAVLGRGGFHEEFFKKSREDNASRHKDVTGMPHAPVAGGAHTLPRAAEHRTGSEGPALPTLGSVASRLAGLEGCVATLGRSQSRELQEIKNELSAIRRLLISVLFHVLPEEARSDAVAKYT, from the exons ATGGAGTTGTCGCGCTGTAGGATCAGACGAACTGGATGCAATGCGCTCAAAAGCT GTTTTTATTGCACAGTGGGACTTATTTGGGCAGATGGGGATTGTGTGTTCATCACTCCGTTGCAACCACCAAAGAATTCAACCACTAGTCATCATCAAGTCCATTTTTGCCGCCATCAAGTGCTGGGATTATTCAG GACGGTGCACGGCCTATGCTATAGCAGTCCTAAGAAATGGCCCCCCTTCATCAGCGTGATTGCCGAGAGAGTGGATGACGGCTCCTTAGAGCTTTCCATCTGGCGCATGAACACTGCTGTGCAGTGTGTCTCCTTCTCTAAGTGGTGCGTTCTCTCTCTGCCGCAGTTACCAGTGCTGCAGG GGTGCCTCTGGCATCCGGAGAAGGATGTCTTTTGTTTGGTGTTCAAGGACTCTGCCCGAATCTATGTTATAAATGAAGACAACTCTGAGCTACAAGAGGTCAAGGCCATCACCCCATTTGCTGG GTCAAGATTTGTTTGTGGAACCTGGAGCAAGAATGGTAAAAGGCTTATTTTAGCCACAGAATCCACACTTATG TTTTATAACATCCCGTGTTCTGACATCGAGCAAACAGAAATGGAGGTGATCCTCGGCCTTGAAAG GGTGTGTTGTATTGAAAGCCTAGAAGGTGATCGCTTCGTTTGTACTGTGGAGCTTCCTCTGGATAGCATGGTGGTACGCAGCCGTTCTGAGCGCTACCTTCTTGACCAGACCAGGGGCCCGCTAGAGACCTTGCTCAACATTCACGCTGCCACTGAG GGCCCATTGGAAGGCAGTTCTCAGTTGTTTCTGCTCCAGTGGAACCCTGATACCGACAAACCGGAGGTCCGAAGTTGGGATGAGCTTTATGGAATTCTCTCTCCAGACCTCTTGGCTGTTGAG CCGTCATCGAGTCTTATTGTTGTTGGGAGCAATAGCTGCCATACCTTGTATGTGTATGGAATAGTTGACGAACAGCTGGAGAAGCTACATGACATA aacCTTCCAAAGGAGGAACGTCCCAAAGGGGTGACAATTCACAACCAAGAAGCCCTTCTGATGCTGGCTAAGCTCCCTGAAGAAGAGCGTCAGGTGCTGTCATTGCCACGCTCAGAGTTTGTGGAGTATGAGGTGGTGCTGCAAAGCATTCCACTGTCGGGCAGCGCTCAGCCACAGGGTTCCTGCACACTGCAGACATTACTAGGACAAGCTGCAAAATCGTCCATTTCCCTGGATAGTGCCGTCTCCGACCCAATCAATAG GTATGGCAGGTCAAGTGGTGTTGCTGCCCCAACAACAGCAGCTGCATCTACAGCCAGTTCCAGTCACATGCTCAACATGGCGGAGCTGGGACGCAACAGCGGTGAAGCTGCAGCCACAATGACCTGGCCACGAGGTCTGCTGGGAGACCTCAAGAGCCACCTGCAATCGGCCTCCCAGAGACCGCCGTCGCACGCGTCTGCCACCAGTGAGAGCCACCTAGCCTCTCGTCACCAAGAGCCTCCACCACTAGTGGAAGACCTGACCAGTCTTCTCCACTTCCACGAAGCGGGACGTTCAGACCATCGCGGAGATTCTGTCCCGGCCAATGACCTACTCGACCTATCCAGCCTGCTCTCGGGCGGAGCCCTCTCATCCTCCGAGCTGCTCGTCGGCAGGAATTTCGAAGAGCTAGACGGGGAGGCCGTGCTGGGCCGTGGTGGGTTTCACGAGGAGTTTTTCAAGAAATCGCGAGAGGACAACGCGAGTCGACATAAGGACGTCACCGGTATGCCTCACGCTCCCGTGGCAGGAGGAGCACACACCCTCCCGAGAGCTGCCGAGCACAGAACGGGCTCCGAGGGTCCCGCACTGCCTACACTGGGCTCGGTAGCCTCACGACTGGCAGGGCTCGAGGGCTGTGTGGCCACGCTCGGCCGCAGCCAGAGTCGGGAGTTGCAGGAGATCAAGAATGAGCTGTCAGCTATCCGGCGACTGCTCATCTCGGTGCTGTTCCATGTGCTGCCAGAGGAGGCGAGGTCTGACGCGGTGGCCAAGTACACATGA
- the LOC135401148 gene encoding WD repeat and coiled-coil-containing protein-like isoform X1, which translates to MELSRCRIRRTGCNALKSCFYCTVGLIWADGDCVFITPLQPPKNSTTSHHQVHFCRHQVLGLFRTVHGLCYSSPKKWPPFISVIAERVDDGSLELSIWRMNTAVQCVSFSKWCVLSLPQLPVLQGCLWHPEKDVFCLVFKDSARIYVINEDNSELQEVKAITPFAGSRFVCGTWSKNGKRLILATESTLMFYNIPCSDIEQTEMEVILGLERVCCIESLEGDRFVCTVELPLDSMVVRSRSERYLLDQTRGPLETLLNIHAATEGPLEGSSQLFLLQWNPDTDKPEVRSWDELYGILSPDLLAVEPSSSLIVVGSNSCHTLYVYGIVDEQLEKLHDINLPKEERPKGVTIHNQEALLMLAKLPEEERQVLSLPRSEFVEYEVVLQSIPLSGSAQPQGSCTLQTLLGQAAKSSISLDSAVSDPINRALPPRYGRSSGVAAPTTAAASTASSSHMLNMAELGRNSGEAAATMTWPRGLLGDLKSHLQSASQRPPSHASATSESHLASRHQEPPPLVEDLTSLLHFHEAGRSDHRGDSVPANDLLDLSSLLSGGALSSSELLVGRNFEELDGEAVLGRGGFHEEFFKKSREDNASRHKDVTGMPHAPVAGGAHTLPRAAEHRTGSEGPALPTLGSVASRLAGLEGCVATLGRSQSRELQEIKNELSAIRRLLISVLFHVLPEEARSDAVAKYT; encoded by the exons ATGGAGTTGTCGCGCTGTAGGATCAGACGAACTGGATGCAATGCGCTCAAAAGCT GTTTTTATTGCACAGTGGGACTTATTTGGGCAGATGGGGATTGTGTGTTCATCACTCCGTTGCAACCACCAAAGAATTCAACCACTAGTCATCATCAAGTCCATTTTTGCCGCCATCAAGTGCTGGGATTATTCAG GACGGTGCACGGCCTATGCTATAGCAGTCCTAAGAAATGGCCCCCCTTCATCAGCGTGATTGCCGAGAGAGTGGATGACGGCTCCTTAGAGCTTTCCATCTGGCGCATGAACACTGCTGTGCAGTGTGTCTCCTTCTCTAAGTGGTGCGTTCTCTCTCTGCCGCAGTTACCAGTGCTGCAGG GGTGCCTCTGGCATCCGGAGAAGGATGTCTTTTGTTTGGTGTTCAAGGACTCTGCCCGAATCTATGTTATAAATGAAGACAACTCTGAGCTACAAGAGGTCAAGGCCATCACCCCATTTGCTGG GTCAAGATTTGTTTGTGGAACCTGGAGCAAGAATGGTAAAAGGCTTATTTTAGCCACAGAATCCACACTTATG TTTTATAACATCCCGTGTTCTGACATCGAGCAAACAGAAATGGAGGTGATCCTCGGCCTTGAAAG GGTGTGTTGTATTGAAAGCCTAGAAGGTGATCGCTTCGTTTGTACTGTGGAGCTTCCTCTGGATAGCATGGTGGTACGCAGCCGTTCTGAGCGCTACCTTCTTGACCAGACCAGGGGCCCGCTAGAGACCTTGCTCAACATTCACGCTGCCACTGAG GGCCCATTGGAAGGCAGTTCTCAGTTGTTTCTGCTCCAGTGGAACCCTGATACCGACAAACCGGAGGTCCGAAGTTGGGATGAGCTTTATGGAATTCTCTCTCCAGACCTCTTGGCTGTTGAG CCGTCATCGAGTCTTATTGTTGTTGGGAGCAATAGCTGCCATACCTTGTATGTGTATGGAATAGTTGACGAACAGCTGGAGAAGCTACATGACATA aacCTTCCAAAGGAGGAACGTCCCAAAGGGGTGACAATTCACAACCAAGAAGCCCTTCTGATGCTGGCTAAGCTCCCTGAAGAAGAGCGTCAGGTGCTGTCATTGCCACGCTCAGAGTTTGTGGAGTATGAGGTGGTGCTGCAAAGCATTCCACTGTCGGGCAGCGCTCAGCCACAGGGTTCCTGCACACTGCAGACATTACTAGGACAAGCTGCAAAATCGTCCATTTCCCTGGATAGTGCCGTCTCCGACCCAATCAATAG GGCCCTACCACCCAGGTATGGCAGGTCAAGTGGTGTTGCTGCCCCAACAACAGCAGCTGCATCTACAGCCAGTTCCAGTCACATGCTCAACATGGCGGAGCTGGGACGCAACAGCGGTGAAGCTGCAGCCACAATGACCTGGCCACGAGGTCTGCTGGGAGACCTCAAGAGCCACCTGCAATCGGCCTCCCAGAGACCGCCGTCGCACGCGTCTGCCACCAGTGAGAGCCACCTAGCCTCTCGTCACCAAGAGCCTCCACCACTAGTGGAAGACCTGACCAGTCTTCTCCACTTCCACGAAGCGGGACGTTCAGACCATCGCGGAGATTCTGTCCCGGCCAATGACCTACTCGACCTATCCAGCCTGCTCTCGGGCGGAGCCCTCTCATCCTCCGAGCTGCTCGTCGGCAGGAATTTCGAAGAGCTAGACGGGGAGGCCGTGCTGGGCCGTGGTGGGTTTCACGAGGAGTTTTTCAAGAAATCGCGAGAGGACAACGCGAGTCGACATAAGGACGTCACCGGTATGCCTCACGCTCCCGTGGCAGGAGGAGCACACACCCTCCCGAGAGCTGCCGAGCACAGAACGGGCTCCGAGGGTCCCGCACTGCCTACACTGGGCTCGGTAGCCTCACGACTGGCAGGGCTCGAGGGCTGTGTGGCCACGCTCGGCCGCAGCCAGAGTCGGGAGTTGCAGGAGATCAAGAATGAGCTGTCAGCTATCCGGCGACTGCTCATCTCGGTGCTGTTCCATGTGCTGCCAGAGGAGGCGAGGTCTGACGCGGTGGCCAAGTACACATGA
- the LOC135401149 gene encoding glutathione S-transferase 3, mitochondrial-like yields MMTLTLQREYGYVVLVGVGSAFVNLWHQSLVGRARKKYDVKYPAMYSDKNMVFNCIQRAHQNYLENYPQFLFLLFAGSLEHPVLGAAAGAVYLAGRVCYALGYSTGDPSKRYRGAFQYLGLLTLLGTTIKLGVHMLGYL; encoded by the exons ATGATGACGCTCACACTTCAGCGAGAATATGGCTATGTTGTCTTAGTAGGTGTGGGGTCAGCATTTGTGAACTTATGGCACCAGTCTTTGGTTGGAAGAGCCAGGAAGAAGTATGATGTTAAG TACCCAGCGATGTACTCTGACAAAAACATGGTTTTCAACTGCATTCAGAGAGCCCACCAGAACTA CTTGGAAAACTACCCTCAGTTTTTGTTCCTGCTGTTTGCTGGGAGTCTTGAACATCCA GTGCTTGGTGCAGCTGCTGGAGCTGTCTACCTTGCTGGAAGGGTTTGCTATGCCCTAGGTTACTCAACAGGAG ATCCTTCAAAGCGTTATCGTGGAGCCTTCCAGTACCTTGGACTGCTGACCCTTCTGGGCACCACTATCAAGTTGGGTGTGCATATGTTGGGCTATCTCTGA